One window of Elaeis guineensis isolate ETL-2024a chromosome 11, EG11, whole genome shotgun sequence genomic DNA carries:
- the LOC105054287 gene encoding LOW QUALITY PROTEIN: carboxylesterase 1 (The sequence of the model RefSeq protein was modified relative to this genomic sequence to represent the inferred CDS: inserted 1 base in 1 codon): MDPCEYLKITRNPDGSITRHAIIPSSPANPNATPVLSKDLPLDPTHNTWLRIFVPXQSSPSTDGKLPVIIYFHGGGFILASAGTTIFHDFCVKLSADLPAIVLSVEYRLAPEHRLPAAYDDAVDALLWARTQALGPASAVDARTDFSRCFLMGSSAGGNIAYHAGLRAMAMDLNPLKIQGLILYQPYFGGKERTESEARMAADPILALPVNDLMWELALPEGADRDHEYCNPVVGKTVAGLPRCLVKGHTGDPLIDRQKEFLRMLETGGVEVVAEIEEGGCHGIEVHDAAQADKLIADIRGFIGLAAATAGAGEG; the protein is encoded by the exons ATGGATCCCTGCGAATATCTCAAGATCACCCGCAACCCAGATGGTTCCATCACCCGCCACGCCATCATTCCCTCCTCCCCCGCCAACCCCAACGCTACCCCCGTCCTCTCCAAAGATCTCCCTCTCGATCCCACCCACAACACCTGGCTGCGAATCTTCGTCC ATCAATCATCTCCTTCCACCGACGGGAAGCTCCCCGTCATCATCTACTTCCACGGCGGCGGATTCATCCTCGCCAGCGCCGGCACCACCATCTTCCACGATTTCTGCGTCAAATTATCCGCCGACCTCCCCGCCATAGTCCTCTCCGTCGAGTACCGCCTCGCCCCGGAGCACCGCCTCCCCGCCGCCTACGACGACGCCGTCGACGCCCTCCTCTGGGCCCGCACCCAGGCCCTCGGCCCCGCCTCCGCAGTCGACGCCCGCACCGACTTCTCCCGGTGCTTCCTGATGGGCAGCAGCGCCGGCGGCAACATCGCCTACCACGCCGGCCTCCGCGCGATGGCCATGGATCTGAACCCGCTAAAGATCCAAGGGCTTATCCTTTACCAGCCCTACTTTGGAGGGAAAGAGAGGACGGAGTCGGAGGCGAGGATGGCGGCGGATCCGATCCTGGCTCTACCGGTGAACGATTTGATGTGGGAGCTGGCGCTGCCGGAAGGGGCGGATAGGGACCACGAGTACTGTAATCCGGTGGTCGGGAAGACGGTGGCGGGGCTGCCGCGGTGTCTGGTGAAGGGGCACACGGGGGATCCGCTTATCGACCGGCAGAAGGAGTTCTTAAGGATGCTGGAGACGGGAGGGGTCGAGGTGGTGGCGGAGATAGAGGAGGGAGGGTGCCACGGGATCGAAGTGCATGATGCCGCGCAGGCCGACAAGCTGATTGCGGATATCCGAGGATTTATCGGTCTTGCTGCTGCCACTGCCGGTGCTGGTGAGGGTTAA
- the LOC105054288 gene encoding probable carboxylesterase 8, protein MDPYQFLHISRNPDGSLSRANLIPNSPPTGDQPLDSVPALSKDVPLNPAHNTWLRIFLPTQSPPSPEKKLPVVFFFHGGGFILFSAATAPFHDFCVKLSADLPAIVLSVEYRLAPEHRLPAAYDDAVDALLWARAQALGPASTVDPWVGARADFSRCFLMGSSAGGNIVYHVGLRAMGMDLNPLKIQGLILNQPYFGGEERTESEARMAADRIVPLPANDLMWELALPEGADRDHEYCNPAATAVLPRCLVRGHVGDPLVDRQRVFARMLERGGVSVVAHLKEGGHHGIELFKPDMAEALVADVKTFVYLDSAAPAGGVQVGGHRL, encoded by the coding sequence ATGGATCCCTACCAATTCCTCCACATCTCCCGCAACCCCGACGGCTCCCTCAGCCGAGccaatctcatccccaactctccCCCCACCGGCGACCAACCCCTGGATTCCGTCCCCGCCCTCTCCAAAGACGTCCCCCTCAACCCCGCCCACAACACCTGGCTCCGAATTTTCCTCCCCACCCAATCACCGCCTTCCCCCGAGAAGAAGCTCCCCGTCGTCTTCTTCTTCCACGGCGGCGGCTTCATCCTCTTCAGCGCCGCCACCGCACCCTTCCACGACTTCTGCGTCAAACTATCCGCCGACCTTCCCGCCATCGTCCTCTCCGTCGAGTACCGTCTCGCCCCGGAGCACCGCCTCCCCGCCGCCTACGACGACGCCGTCGACGCCCTCCTCTGGGCCCGCGCCCAGGCCCTCGGCCCCGCCTCCACGGTCGACCCGTGGGTCGGCGCCCGCGCCGACTTCTCCCGGTGCTTCCTGATGGGCAGCAGCGCCGGCGGCAACATCGTCTACCACGTCGGCCTCCGCGCGATGGGCATGGATCTGAACCCCCTAAAGATCCAAGGGCTTATCTTGAACCAACCCTACTTCGGGGGGGAAGAAAGGACGGAGTCGGAGGCGAGAATGGCGGCGGATCGGATCGTTCCGTTACCGGCGAATGATTTGATGTGGGAGCTGGCGCTGCCGGAGGGGGCGGACCGGGACCACGAGTACTGTAATCCAGCTGCGACGGCGGTGCTGCCGAGGTGTCTGGTGAGGGGGCACGTTGGGGATCCCCTGGTGGACCGGCAGAGGGTGTTTGCGAGAATGCTTGAGAGGGGAGGAGTCAGCGTGGTGGCTCATTTGAAGGAGGGGGGGCACCACGGTATCGAGCTCTTTAAGCCAGACATGGCAGAGGCGCTGGTGGCGGACGTCAAAACTTTCGTCTACTTGGACTCTGCTGCTCCGGCCGGAGGGGTTCAGGTTGGCGGGCACCGACTGTAG